The Zea mays cultivar B73 chromosome 7, Zm-B73-REFERENCE-NAM-5.0, whole genome shotgun sequence DNA segment TGTTCTGAAGGAAAAGGTGAGGCAGATCTGAATTGGCGCTTCAACGATGGAGCCTCCATGAAATCGTCGTCTGACAGTGTGGATGGAGCAGGAGGTTTTCTTTTTAAACGACAAGCTAACGCCTTTCTGCGAAAACAATGGATTGGGGCTGGCTGTGGCTCATTCTGCTCCTGTTTTTGGGGAATATCATCTTGGTGAGCTGAGCTACTGGATCTTGTACGTCTGGAAATGTCAATTGAAAAAAACTCCTGACTGGATTCAATGGTTAATCTTTTTGGATTACTGGGCGGGCGATCAACAGACTTCATGATTAAATACTAAATAGATCTGCAGAAAAAaagttgtttttaaatacattgATTTATGCATGAATATATGCCAAAAAAAGAACTAATTTTTACTATAACTATCTGAAATGCATACTATATAATGCTAAGTGGAATTACATAACTTAAACTACCTTTTATATTTATGCGATAGCATTTAATGAACAATAGTTATATACAAGCATAAAGATTGATTTAATATTTCATATAATTGTAAATGAAACAGGATAAAATAAGAGCCTTTTTGCATCAACTAACTATACAACATATTTTAATAACTGGTTCATAGTAATAAaaacatttagctcaaataacatgaatatttaaATAACATTTGCTTAAATAACAGTATCtgtatgtatttatatataaTGAACAAGAGTGTAAACTAATTATGCAAGTAAATAGAACAATTCAAATATGCTTAATATATGTTCACAAACTTGTGTACGAATGAGCATACACATACTGCcaatatgcatatatatcaaCTCCAATGGGTatattttatatataataaaacagATGTGTACACAAATGATTTAATTGAATGGGCATAAAAAGTACTGAGGATATGCATATAAATGATATACAATAAGCATATTAGATAATTAAATCGATGTGAAAAGCAATCATTAGAGTAAATGTGCATAAAGAATACTGACTATATGTATGTATAATAAAACAAATGTGTAAACAAATGACTCAAGTGAATGTGCATAAACAGTACTGaggatatgcatatatatcaaatacAAATAAGCATATTTGATAATAAAATATATGTGAAAACAAATCATTAAAGTATATGTGCATAAAGAGTACTGACTATATGCATATATAATAAAACAAATGTGTAAACAAATGACTCAGATGAATGAGCATAGACAGTACTGAAGATATGCATATATATTACATACAAAAAGCATATATGTGTTACTTGGGTTGTATAAAAGTACTCTCTGCTAACTCATCAGTAAATACCTAATCCACAGCCTTTGTCTAAATCTATGAATGTCGGGCGATAGTAGGAATACAGAATAAATACACATGCCCTAATATCGGGCTCCTAAACAAAAAAGAGATGCAATGCGCGATGCAATGACCCGATTATAGTGATGTCTAAGCGGATACAAATCACACATATAGCTGGAGAATAAGGGTTAACATCAAATCCACTTCAATCGACCGATAGGGCTCAAAAAATCGACGGCAAACTCGGGGTATTTCAATGTTGGATTACCTGGAAGTTCTTGAATCGGGCTCCAATGCTGGGAGATTGAAGGATGTAAAGAGGAATGGAATGGCGCTGTATTGGAGCGGCGATGGATTGGCGCTGCGCTGGTTTGGAGGCGCGGAAATCGCCTGGGGAGTCGCCTCCGACGAAAGGAAAATCTGCGCGGCTGGGGTTTTCTTCAAATGGGCGCTGGTTTATCTCCGTTGAATGCGCGAGTACGGTTTTAGAAACAGGAAACGTGGGAGAGGTGGCTGGCTGACGGGGGTAACGGCGCCGTGACTATGACCTGTTGACTCGGTGTGGTTCAACCAAAATGCCCATGTTGACTAGCCTGGGCTTCCTCTATTATTAGAAGCCTAGGGctcttaatatatatatatatatatatatatatatatatatatatatatatatatatatatatatatatatatatatatatatatatatatataaaagactAAATTGAGATGTTGCCGGAGACAGAGGATGATATAGAAGACAATATTTTTTAGAGGGTTATGTAAAGGTTAGAAAATATTTTATTTAGCTGATCTCGTTTGAGACGGTCTGAATTCGCATCACAAGTCCGGCATTGGCGCGCGCACTAATAAAGCTAGAAAAAAGAGGCGGGAAAGAGTGAAAATTTGGCGCCATTCCAGGAATCGCGAAAAGAAAAGGTCCTACCTCGTATCGCGTCCAATTGCTTTGCTCATTCTCGTGCTCGGCAGGGGAACGGTGCGAAGCGGAGGAGCGGCGATGCAGATCCGGGTGCAGTGCGCGTGCGGCGAGTCGTCGTGCCCGGAATGGGCCGTCGTGGAGCTGCAGGGCGTGGTGCAGCCGCAGGCCTCCTTCGCCGGCGACATCCGGGGACTCCACATCGGCCGCCTCTGCTCCTCCCCTTCCCCAGCCTCCGCCTCGTCCAAGGCGAGACAACTCATCCTTACTCGCCGCCTCCTCTCCTTGCATCTCGTTTCTTGGCTTCCTTGGATGTGTTCGTTCTTGATGCGATTGAGATGGTATCAGGCAGGGTTCACCTTCACGGTGGGGTACCACGAGCTCGCCGGCACAAAGGTGACGCTCAAGAAGCCCCTGCTggtgctcaggaagaagaaggttAATGCTGGTGCTCAGGAAGAAGAGCCACCGACGGCGGCGGAGGTGGAGCTGGAGGTGATCGGCATCATCCGGCACAAGATCCTATTCAAGGACCGCCCCAAGGCCCTCATCTCAAGTAACCCACTGCCTTCCCCCCCAGTCCATTCGCCTtgcctgggcagtatttctaaatTTTATTTATCAAATAGCTTAGCTGATTGCGTGACCCATCTTCTCCAGAGCCGccaaccaaggagaagaaggcCGTGCAGCCAGCAGCAAAGTGACGCGACGCCAGCAACTCCGTGCCCCTTGAGAATCTGAAGCT contains these protein-coding regions:
- the LOC103632541 gene encoding putative uncharacterized protein DDB_G0287975 — encoded protein: MQIRVQCACGESSCPEWAVVELQGVVQPQASFAGDIRGLHIGRLCSSPSPASASSKAGFTFTVGYHELAGTKVTLKKPLLVLRKKKVNAGAQEEEPPTAAEVELEVIGIIRHKILFKDRPKALISKPPTKEKKAVQPAAK